From the Carassius auratus strain Wakin chromosome 36, ASM336829v1, whole genome shotgun sequence genome, the window GCGGTTGGCTATGAAAACGCTTGTGTATAGTCCGTCATAACTGTCTCTTGCTGATATCTTTTCCTGAaagctttttgtttcttttttttatatatatattacaaagttGAATACATCACTCCCAGTGTGATTTCTGTGATTGGTCTAATGGGTTTTTGaatgttttccaatgtttttagttaaataaacatttaattgttttgcTGTGTTGCTGCTGTTTTCTTTGCCCAGATGTGAGTAGATATTGACCATATATGAAGACTACTGCTGCTTCTTCCTCACATTTGTCACACTTGTAGTATATCGTGCTCCAGTAGGAACATCTTTCCTCTCTGCTGCCCCCCTGGAGACCAGTGTTTGAGAATCCACAGTCCAGTCCTCATTATAACACCGTAGAGGCTTGAAGCAGTCCATGTCTAGTGCAGCTTTCCATTTCCACCTTTCATTTCCATTCTAATGATTGTGTGGCCTGTTGAGCCGTGCTTCAGAGCTTACGTCACTAGCGATTTAAATTGTCTAAACGTCCTTATGTACTCCTTAAGCCTGGAATTGCTAATACTGCTAAATTTGGCCTGCCTTTCTCTCTCGAAGGCTACAAAGGAGTCAAGGACAATAATAATAGCACAGGGACGATCTAGCCAGAGGACACCCGTTGAAATCCTTGAGGAAACGAGAGCTCAATGGATCTCTTTTGAGAGTTTAATGAGAGTATCTCAGCAAGCAATAGAAGCAAATCCCGTTTGTCTCTTCTGTGGCTGTTCTGATTTCCCAGAAGCCCCTCAATTACTTCACCCATCCTCAACCGAGCATTCTTCCTTTACACACCCTCCTCTCTTCCTCCTGAAAGGATATTGTTGTGTTAACTATTCAGTTCATTCGATTGTGTTTTTGGAGCATTGTTCCACTTGtgttttaaacacttacagtTGTCGTCATTATTAAATCTAGTTTTGTCTTCATATATTTGCAGTTATTGTCTGTTTTGCTGTTTGATAAATGACCCATAACACTACCTGTGTGTAAACGTGTGATCCATGTGATGGTCAACATCTCGTACAGTGATTACTCCTGAATCCACTGCTGCTTGAAGAACGGTTCACAGAGACACTACTGCAACACTGCATTCAATGAGGAACATTTGAGAAAGCACATCAACAAGAACAATGACACAAAGGAACTGACGTTATCAACCTGGTACAACACACACGTTTCATTCTAAGAATAATTACCCTAGTGGTCCGTGGTGCAATTGCAGGGGGTCGTGggatacaaaaatataaataacatttttaaataacactttatttgatCTAATATTGACAACAATATCATCACAAAAAATCAGGTTCAAGTTGAAGTTACTGTGCATTAAGTGTTAGATGCATTTTCATATTTGCCGCCATTTTTAAtcattcacgaacagcttgttgAACGATGTTGTTGTATTAGATGACTGTGTAAGTGTAATgcaaatgaagaaagaaaaaaaatttagttgGCAACACCAGAATGCTAAATTGTATTAGTGACAAACCAGtccaaatttcacatttaaaatggaaTGAATAACATTCAGATGGACCTTTATTAatgtacataaattaatatacaatTGAAAGTCGAGGCACTGAAGCATTAGCCtactgttacttttttttattattatgaacagTAACAAAAGCAACACAAAggtatttttatgtaaatccaagtTAAATTCAGTAACAACAAATGGAAGTAAAATGTGTAAACACTGTTTAATATAATGAAACATGTTTCACAAGTCAATGTTATCGTGGTTGATGATTGTGTAATTTTAAcgcaaatgaaaaaaagttattattaataaagtatacAATTATTTGGACCCAATTAAATACTAATTTTGAAAATGTGATGGGAACGGAAAATAGTGTCTGGATAATGGGAGTGGTATGGTGCAGTGGGGTGGGGGCTGGAGGGGAGGGGGTAGAACGGGGGTCCACTAGGATGGTTAGGTATATGATAAGGGTCCGGTGCtcaaaaaagtttgagaaccactgccctataGTGTGTGTGAGCATATCTGTAACAGTGTGTATACCTTACGGTTGTGAACACTTCCAGTTTCCCTATCCTCTGGGGATGAGTAAAAGCTCTCATGATGTACCCATGATGCCGTCAATGCCACACATCGCCCTGAAGGCAGCGGAGGTCGACGTCTTTCACACTCGGTGAACTCAACACTTCAACCACACATCTGTAAAATAGGATACAACCGATTACAATAGAATAGCACTGgaaatatatacacttttatgAGCATTACACAATCCATTATCAATCGGGATATTCCAAACTGTTTATTCTTCACGGCAGACTGTTAATCTGTTTTATAGAAGCAATCTAACACCTAAACTTTCTACCTGTGTGCAGATGATTGGGACAAACTGAACTGGTCTGAGATTTCTGAACAGCTATTCTGGTTTGCCAGACTGAAAGACTTGAATGACTTTCATTACGAatgaacacacaaaataaaataaaaaagactccAGAGAGCCCGATTTCATATTAACACTGAACCTCTGTGAGCTCAAAGTCTAGTGTGATGCAGCTTTAGGATTCTGGTAGTGAGTTTTGCATGGACAAACGGCACTCACATTTCCTTCATAAAGTTTTCTGagtgaatatatttgaaaatataatgtatttctgtgatgctgcgctgtattttcagcatcattcctccagtcttcagtgtcacatgatcttcagaaatcagaataatatgatgatttactgctcaagaaacatttctgtttattatcagtgttgaacacagttcaggattctttgatgaatatttgctaatattataaatgtctttccagtcactttcgatcaattgaatgcatccctgctgaataaaagcacaGATTTCTTTTCAAATCTTTCTCCATTTCTCCCCGATCACAGTCTGGACACTGGGAGTCTGTCCGAGCGTCTGAGGGGGAGACGAGACCCCGTCAGTCAGATCTCACAGCTCTGTTTGACATGTCTTTGCTAACGCCGCACACAAACACTCCTCCCTGCGTTCTGGAGTAAGGCTTTCATGATGTTCTCACAGAAATGACACTCAGTCATTCAGTCTGCACGAATGTTGAGACCATCACGCTCACAAAGACACAGGTTTGTGTGCTTGGCTGCAGAAGTACTGAATACCTAATGTCATGTCTGTGTTTTCAGTGCTTGACCTCTTTGACCTCGATGAGACCTTTTCTTTGCTGGCTCAGCTCTCAAATAAATGTGAGTTTCTAGAGTTTCTAGTTCCAACACTGTCATTGTTTCTAGTCTGACTGGTTGCTTATTAGTCATGGATGGAAGGTACAGATGATGATCTGGAGTTTTTTGAGCTTAAGTGTGGAGACATAGGAGTGACAGGGAAGCTAGACAAGGACAAAAGAGATGCCCAGCACATACCTGGACACGTCTTCATCCAGGTGGTGGAGTTTAAGACGCTCAGTGAAGTGAGACATTTCTATTTGACCATTCATTTAGCCTTTAATGTAGTGAAACATTATACCTATTATCATTTGTGCACCCACAGGTTTCAATCCTGCatgatttttctctttttctgtgaaacaagaaaaGGAGATGCTAGGGAAAATGCACTTTTCCACGCAACGAAAGTGGACAGTGATTTACTTTGCCATGCTCAGAAAAGTACCAAGAAAACAGTAGACTgacattactttaaataaataaaaataaaattaactaaaaagttacaagttttaaaagtatattttagtctGTGTCATCAGAAGACTAGAGAGAATAAAGAATGAACCACAAACTGTAAGAGctgcttttattatatttatggtGCTTTGCTGGTAATTTATACTGACAAGCTCTAAAAACAACCACCACTAGAAACCATTTCTTTAATGGAAAAGAGCATCTCGGACATTCTACCTaaactttctttttgttttgatgGAAGACAGAAATCAGTGTCGTTTACACAACATTGGGGTTGAATAAATGACCCCTTTTTGGCTGAATTATTACagcttttaaatgatttcaaagcCCCTCCCCCAGGAGCATGATCTCACACAGAGGCACAGTTCTCCGTACTGAAGCAGGCTGACCGTGGTTTCTGGAGCTGTGCTGACTTCATTTAGATTTGGTTTATATACAGACACTCAAGCTGGAACCCCCTGTGCTTTACTTCAAGTGCAAGAAAAGTCAGGTGTGGTTCATCTCAACTTTCTTTACTATGAACTTTCTCAGACATTCAGTTTTAAATAATTCACTACATttcttgtaataattttttttcctcaataaatATAAAAGCCTTTTCTCCTATTGGAGCATTTGGAGATGTACAAAATTGGGATCCAAATCCAGCCTTGGACACTGACATTCAGGATTATGGACTGCTTTAcagcacaatgaaaaaaaataaataaaaaaaaaactcttcacaTATGAAAATGATTTCCTTTGTATTTTATTGATACAGGACTTCCAGGAAgtataatacacatttttatatctACCATGTTTGCTCCGTTTTATTCCCAGATTGATGAAAGCCAGTCAGCTGAACCTAAATGCCAGGTGACTCGAGGAGGGGTGTCCAAACCTGTTCCTGGAGGGCTGTTGCCCTGCAGAGTCCAGCCCAAACCTTAAACACCACCAATACAGTATACAGGCTCACTACAAACTTCCAGGCATGAGTTTTAGAGCTAAAATCGGCTTGAGGTTGGCCCTCAGAGACTAGGATTGGACATCCCAGTTTCCAAAAGAGCAGTCCCAGGACGGGACAACAGCAGCATTTTCACCAGCGGTCCGTTATGGTCACGGTGCACACTGACACTGGTTATGGTCCCgtgcatgaataataataataataatacatttaatttgtaagtGCTTTTCTAAGTACTCAAAgacactttacagaaaattgtaaaacaaatgtaGCAACATAGAAAAATTGTAAAGCAGAAGTAacagaatagaaaataaaacacacaataaaattaaacattaaaagcaaTTTTCAAAAGATTAGTTTTTGTCAAGATTTTGAATTTTGGCAAGTCAGTGCAGTCACAGATTTTTTGGGGTAGAGAGTTCCAGAGGGTTGGGGCAGCAACAGAGAAGGCTCTGTCCCCCCAGGTTCGGTGCTTGGTCCTGGGAGGTAGAGTCAAGAAGTTTGCATTAGAAGAGCGGAGGCAACGAGATGGGTTGTGGCGGTGGAGCAGGTCAGTGAGGTAGGAAGGGGTCTGGTTATAGAGGGCTTTATGAGTGAGGAGAAGGATTTTGAATTGAATTCGTTGTGGCACCGGGAGCCAATGAAGGTTCTTaaggactggagtgatgtggtcGCGGGTGCAAGTGTGGGTGAGTAGATGAGCAGCAGAGTTCTGAATGTATTGAAGTTTGTTTAAGCTTTTCAATGTTGTGCCATACAGGATGCTGTTACAGTAGTCGATTCTGGAGGTGATGAAGGCGTGGATGAGGGTTTCAGCAGCTGAGAACGAGAGTGAAGGACGGAGTCgggcaatgttttttaaatgaaaaaaggcaGTTCTGGTGATTTGTTTTATGTGTTGATTAAAGGAGAAGTTATTGTCAAAGATGACTCCGAGGTTGCGACTGTGAAGGGATGGAAACAGGGTGGAGTTGTCGACAGTGAGAGAGAAACTGTGAGTGGCCTTGGTGATGGATTTGGGACCGATGATgatcatgtctgttttttcacagtTAAGTTGAAGGAAATTAGTGTGCATCCAGGATTTAATGTCAATGAGGCAGTTGGAGATAGTGGAGTGGGTAACGGAGGTAATGGATTTAGTAGAGATGTAAAGCTGAACATCATCGGCGTAACAGTGAAAGTTTAGACCATGGTGGCGAATGATGTTGCCAAGGGGAAGCAGATATAATATGAAAAGGAGAGGGCCAAGCACCGAACCTTGGGGGACACCTTGGGACAGCGGAGCAGTGGAGGAGGTACAGTTGTTAATGTGAATGAACTGTTGTCTGTCGGTGAGATACGATTTAAGCCAGGAAAGGGCGGTGCCAGTGATGTTGAGGGAAGATTCGAGGCGGGAAAGAAGAATGGAGTGGTTTATAGTGTCAAAAGCTGCTGTGAGATCCAGGAGGATGAGAATAGTGAGATAACCAGCATCAGCAGAGAGGAGGATGTCATTGGTGACTTTAAGGAGGGCTGTTTCAGTGCTGTGTTGCGAACGAAAGCCGGATTGAAAAGGTTCGAACAGGTCATTTGAGCAGAGGTGGGTTTTGAGTTGATTGGCAACAATGCATTCCAGTATctttgacagaaaagggagattggAGATGGGCCGAAAGTTTTACATGATGTCGGGGTTTAGTCCAGGTTTTTTAAGAATGGGAGTAACAGCAGCCAGTTTGAGTGAAGGGGGAATTGAGCCAGTGCTGAGAGAGGAGTTAATGATTCCAGAAATGAGTGAGAAAATAGCTGGTAGACAGTTCTTGACAAGATATGATGGGATGGGGTCCAGGACACAAGTAGATGTTTTCATTCCAGTTATGATTTTGGACAGCTCCCCTGCCGACACAGGTGAGAACTGAGACAGGGACAGAAAAGTGAAGGGGGCAGGAGCAAGTGATAGGATGGGAGTACAGACAGTATTGACAGAGGAAGAGGAAAGGTTGTTATAAATGGTGCCACTTTTGGtctgaaaaaatgaaagaaaagagttGCATTTTTCAGCTGTGAAAGAGTTGGTGGTAGTATCACTGGGTTTGAGAAGTTTATTTACGGTTGAGAAAAGAGCCTTGGGGTTGGAGGAACCAGAGTGTATGAGGTGCGAGTAGTAAGTGGATCGGCAGTCTTGAGAGCTTCTTTATAATGCTCGAGGTAATCTGTATATGCTTGTAGATGAACAGATAACTTGGTTTTCCTATGAAGCCTTTCAAGCTGACGCTTTCGCAATTTAATTTTGCGCAGATCCGGGGTGTACCAGGGAGCAGAGTGAGTGAATGAAACCGTTTTGGTTTTAATAGGAGCCAACAGATCGAGACAGATGGAGAGTGTTTCATTGTAGTAATCAGTGAGATCGGAGGTGTTATCAGTCTGCAGTGGGGGGGGGATGGAGGATATTTTGCTAACAAGAGAGGCTAAAAGAGCAGAAGTAGAAATGGATTTAAGATTTCTGAAGGAGATTGACCGTTTATTAGATAGAGGCAGTGACCAGAGGAGTgggaccagaaagtttgaaagtGATGTGTTCAAAGGACTGAACAGCAGGGATGAAAATGATGGATGTTTTAATATCCTTTCTGTACACTGCAGCTCACACTTGCCCCCAACACACAAAAAGACAGATCTTTTGTAACACTAATGCATGCAGGTCacttcaaaactttattttttgattaaatacattctataaatatttacataatcatcGATACGGTTCTAGTAAGAAGCGCAGCAAGAagcctgtaaaataaaatataataaatgcatattagaaCAACccttgtcaagtttttttttgaagattaggATTGCATACCTAAAATAGGGTTTTGATCAAATGGCCAAGTTAGGTGAGCTCAGTTCCTCTCGGAGATCTGGGATTGCAGAAGACTGACTAGATCGCTGCCTGACCATCTCCTTCCACGAGCGCTGAAGCTCCTCCGAATCATTTGGGTGAGGGGACATTCCTGACCACATCAGTGACTGTGCCGACAGGTTAATAGGACTCCATGTGGATTCCAAACATGATTTTGGGCTTTCGACTAGGGCCTTCACAAGAGACACTTCCCATGATGGGTGTGTGGTGGTCAGATCCACACAGGACAGGTCCAGCGAGCAGGCCAGGACGGGCTTCTGAAACACGACCCTCTCGTAGGGTGTGGAGGACTGGCCCTGCACTGGACTGATCAGAGCGGTGCTCAGACTGCTGCCCGGAGAGAGAGCGGGCTTCTGGAGGACAACCAAAGGTGACAGGAGACTCGTGGAGTAGTTCAGACATGGTGCAGGCGCAGAGTCCTGCTCTGAATACTCCAGGACAACACCTTTGTTTGGTCTCAGGAAGCCATCGGCTGAAACGGCTGATAAAGACAGACTCCGGTCTGTACAAAAGCCTTGGTCAAAGTCAGACAGCGACGGGCCCTCATAACTCCTGGCCAGCTCTAGAAAACAAGCATTATTTAATCAACTGTGTTTAGCATTAATGATGAAAAACATTCTTTTAGGTTCAATGTAAAAGGTTAAAGTTAGTTTTTATATACCTGTACTGACTTTACCAGGTCTGTCTTGTCCTGCGTCCATCAGGAAAGCATGGCGTTAATTAGACTCAGCTTGTATTTATAGCTGTGCTTGATTAACTCATTTACTCAAGTTTAAGATTAGTTTGTCTAGTGACGGGACACTTTGACTGACGTCAGCAGATACTAAAATAACCAAGTAATTTCATGAACTTGAGTGATGAAACCATATTTAGAATAGCTAAATTATGTTATAATCGCTATAGGCTataaagataaattgtgttaaacagaaattatgaaattaaaaatgaatacatcTATGGTGTAAAATTACTATTcgattttaaacaaattaattcataaattaataacTATAAAGTACTAAAAGAAACATACAAAGGTAGATTTTCTTGTTATATTTTTTGGCTAGTTTAAATTACATAAGAAATATCTTGTCGCTTATGAAGCGCGTCCACGTGTTTGCGGGCGCGCACGTTCTGCGTCTGGATGGTGCGCGCGCAGCGTGTTTCCGCTGACGTCACTCGCGGGAATGCCTGTGAAAAAGAAGCGCGAGATAGAAACTTGGGCGCGCAGTAGTACATGTTTAGCTGGCGGATGTTTGTGCGCTGTTTAATGAGagtgtttattatatttactCGACCGTCTCATTAACACcacagatgtttgtgtgtgtgtatggatgcAGCGCGCTGTCCTCTTAAAGAGCTGTTTTATTGGAGCATTTTGAGCAAACATTAGGGAAATGTCGTGGTTTGCGCGCGGG encodes:
- the LOC113054963 gene encoding uncharacterized protein LOC113054963 produces the protein MDAGQDRPGKVSTELARSYEGPSLSDFDQGFCTDRSLSLSAVSADGFLRPNKGVVLEYSEQDSAPAPCLNYSTSLLSPLVVLQKPALSPGSSLSTALISPVQGQSSTPYERVVFQKPVLACSLDLSCVDLTTTHPSWEVSLVKALVESPKSCLESTWSPINLSAQSLMWSGMSPHPNDSEELQRSWKEMVRQRSSQSSAIPDLREELSSPNLAI